A single genomic interval of Cucumis sativus cultivar 9930 chromosome 7, Cucumber_9930_V3, whole genome shotgun sequence harbors:
- the LOC116404958 gene encoding uncharacterized protein LOC116404958 produces MEDRQGKRSSKTSIIKGLNASIRPMNIQMDNHLVIGGTRHYHQETNCKSPTIVDCYNIMNHYASSTSGSNSFGSRGAGLSLSPLSAIENLETPPIRSPQIYGTPMKVDEEVIVMDGILISSIHGEAKTVRSPLDSGSGGGGKNQYRSDICRYWEDSGTCRFGNKCQFAHGKEDLRPGRLPVRTKTKFSETYGSKFRNNHSLTGIAATTTTQSNSNLVDTITKTELSKRGLTPTSSTLKGHTNNNPTLISTISIINWSPEDDGIKIAVPGTESTKREDVNQHIHEVLYGSTTERTKKRLPVFVQICSEELQEE; encoded by the exons ATGGAAGATCGTCAAGGAAAGAGGAGCTCCAAAACGTCCATTATCAAAGGCCTAAATGCTTCAATTCGGCCGATGAACATTCAAATGGACAATCACTTGGTAATCGGGGGAACCAGACACTATCACCAGGAAACAAACTGTAAAAGTCCGACAATTGTTGATTGTTACAATATTATGAATCACTATGCTAGCAGCACTTCTGGAAGCAATAGCTTTGGTTCTCGGGGAGCAGGGTTGTCATTATCACCACTTTCGGCAATTGAGAATTTGGAAACACCACCTATAAGGTCTCCACAAATTTATGGAACTCCCATGAAGGTCGATGAAGAAGTGATAGTAATGGATGGGATTTTGATCAGTTCAATTCATGGGGAAGCAAAGACAGTGAGGTCTCCTTTAGATTCTGGAAGTGGTGGAGGGGGGAAAAATCAGTACAGATCGGACATTTGCCGCTACTGGGAGGATTCTGGTACCTGCCGCTTTGGCAACAAATGCCAG TTTGCACATGGAAAGGAGGACCTTCGGCCAGGTCGTTTACCAGTTAGAACCAAGACTAAG TTCAGCGAAACGTATGGTTCCAAGTTCCGCAACAATCATTCACTAACAGGAATAGCTGCGACAACCACAAcgcaatcaaactcaaacttaGTAGATACAATCACCAAAACTGAACTAAGCAAAAGAGGTCTTACTCCAACATCCTCGACATTAAAAGGGCACACGAACAATAACCCTACACTTATTTCGACCATTTCCATCATCAATTGGTCGCCTGAAGATGATGGCATCAAAATTGCTGTCCCCGGAACAGAGTcgacaaaaagagaagatgtAAACCAACACATCCATGAGGTTCTTTATGGTTCCACCACTGAGAGGACCAAAAAGAGACTGCCAGTTTTCGTTCAAATTTGCTCCGAAGAACTACAAGAAGAATAA